CACAAAGCACAATGAGACCCATTGCTAACCAAAGGAAGGTTAGGAAAGATCCAGAAGGAATTTAACTCTAAGCCACGGTGGGCAGAGACAACTGcatggggcacagagctcaTAATTCATGCACAGGAGCTTGTCCACCCCTCAACACTCCTGCCTTGCCTGGGTATTGCTCTCTTGATCTCTCTCTCTTGAAACCAAACTTTCCAACGGGAAAGgatattttgtttctcaaatAACTGGGATGTTGCTGCTGTAGTCATCCCTGTTGAGATGTGGGCTGAACAGCGTGCTGATCCCGTGAAGTTAGTTTGTTGTTCAACTTTGTGACACTTCTCTTGGAatgtgattttgattttttttttctttttaggccCTGTATGCTTCCAAGATTATCTCATATGCTCAAGGCTTCATGCTGCTGAGACAAGCAGCCAAAGAATTTGGCTGGACACTGAATTATGGTGGTATTGCACTGATGTGGAGGGGAGGCTGCATCATCAGGAGGTAATTGAGATGAGGAGGTAACCTGGCTGctgaggggagagggaagagcaggCAGTTTAGTTTGTGAGGTGCTTGGCTGACAAGCCTAGAGATTTCCTTGGAAAATCCATGCAGTTACTCTGCTGCTAAGATTCTGAGAGGCTGCAGACAACACCAAGGGTTACCAGATGAACCCACTGTTCTGGTGGCTGAACTGCTGAAAATGTTGTATTGTCTTTGCCATGTTTGGAATCTTAGTCTGGCTGAGTCAAGTTTTAGCACTGTAAGTTTTGAATTCTGAGCCTTTGTTGGAAGCTGTGACATTTATTCCTGGTTAACTTTTGCCTAGTGTGTTCCTGGGAAAAATCAAAGATGCTTTTGATCGAAACCCTGAGCTCCAGAATTTGCTGTTGGATGATTTCTTTAAGAAAGCTGTAGAAAACTGTCAGGTAAGTTCCAAAACAATAATTTACAGCCAGGACTGTCAtggtttttctctttgaaactGACCAAGCTATGATTGGAAACTGAAGGTTCCCTTTTACTGGTGCAGAAGAGCCTTAGGCAGAAATCCAGCAATTCAGAAGGACCACAATATGAGGAAAAAAGGCCTGGCCTGTGTCTTGTGCCTGCTGTGCAGCTGGATTTCAGCTGAGCTCTGTTCCAGTGCCATTGTTTGCAGTAGCCCCAGAACAACAGTTCCAGACCCACCCATCCATTCTTTAGGCCTGTGTCTGTGAACACTGTCCTGATTTGGATGGAGTTGATGGGTGGAATTAAAACCACATTAGATGGGTGGAATTAAAACCACATTATCTGGCCAAAAAGTCTCATATTATCATTAGTAGTTCTTGTAACTGAATCTGAATATTGCATGCAAGTTACTAGACCAGATGAACAGTTGAACTGAGGATTATCCACGTCTGTCTGAAGTGTCAGTGCTGTCCTCTGGGGCCCTTGGGCGAGCTTTGTTCTGTGCTTGGTGAGAGGTCCTGGAACATTCCCCTCAGAACATCCCCACTGAGTTCGTGCTTTTGAGATGCTCTGACCATGTTTATGTGAAAGAACATCATCCTTGCTTGAGGCTGTGGTTTGTCTGCTGTTAACTCTGTCTTACTTGCCATTATTTTAGATCAACCTCGTTTATGCAAAATCGAGAATCTGCTGCTGTATTTGCTCAGACTTGGTTATTAGATTTCACAGACTGAAATAGCACACACAGTTGTACTGGAGCAGTTCATGTGCCTGCATGTCCCCCTGAGCCAGCATCAAACTGATGAgtttcctttcccccctttcccctctgccaGGAGTCCTGGCGCCGTGTGATCAGTACTGGTGTGCAGATTGGAATCCCCATGCCCTGCTTCACTACAGCACTTTCTTTTTATGATGGATACAGGCACGAGATATTGCCAGCTAACCTGATTCAGGTAGGCACTGAAATCTATTCCTCATTAGGTAACAGTAGGTGCAACTTCCAGGACTCATGATACTGACATTTGTGTGTCTGGtttgtctgtgtgtgttctCATTCCAGGCTCAGCGTGATTACTTTGGTGCACACACATATGAATTATTATCAAAGCCAGGGGTATTTATCCACACTAACTGGACAGGCCATGGAGGAAATGTGTCCTCTTCTGCTTACAATGTCTAATGGAAATCCTTCCACTTGGAGCCCAGATACTGTAGATCTCCAACACTTCTTCTAGAATATCACTTTTTACTGTACTCCACTAGAACTTGTGTTTGGACACTTTTGTAATAACTTGGGGGTGTGTTTCATACCTATATGTATATCTCTCTATATGTATCATATAAGAAAACTAAATAAATTTAGTTATAAATGTATTGAGGTGTGTTCTTTCCACTGGTGCTGGCCAAAACTatgtaaaatgtttttgtgcAGTCTTTAATAGAATTTATAGTCATGTTAGGTTTATAATATTGTAGTGCATAAATTCCTAGGGGTCAAGACAGAGATGACTACAGTTCAGGAATTGCTGAGATGGAGAGTGGCAGACAGCACAGGAACTTACACAAGGTTCCAGGCAGGTAAAGGCCTTTCTCCAGTTCCATGGTTTATTCCTAACAGGCAGTAGCTTGGCTCTTACAGATTTAATTCCTGGGCATTCAGCTGCTCAGTCTGTcacactgagctctgtgctTCTGGTGGAAGGAGAAATGAAACTCATACTCCTGTCACAATTCTCCCTTCAACTGTTGTTCTCAGTTTTAAGCTCTGGCATAAACATTTTGCATTCCTGTGTGCTTGCACTTTCCTCCCCAAATCTCCCTGATTCTTTGCCTCTTACTCCACCGGGACaattaaaaatacccaaaacaaCATACAAAGTTGGCTCTATTTTATATCCTCTCCCTGCAATGCTACTGCCAGTCATCTTCAAGACATCTGAAAATTTACTTGGGTGTCTGAATTCACCTTTTCATTTCTCAAAACCTGTTAAATGTTGTGCTGTGCACACTGATGTTTACATTAATGTTTGACCATATATATTTCTACTCAGACACCTACTTAGTCACTAGTTGAATATATGTATGAGGTAAAATGTAACTTTCAGCTGAAGGTACTTTTTCTGCATATCACACGGTACGATTTGGGAGTTCTGTGGAACAAACGGGGGTGACAGCGACGCTGCCTCGCGGGGCGGCCGCGCGTCCCCTCACGGGGCCCGGGGGCGGGCCCGACAtggcggcggccccgccccgcgtGCCGGGGGCGGGAGATCGTGAGGGCGGCGAtggcggcggccccgccccgcgcgccGGGGGCGGGAGATCGTGAGGGCGGCGATaggggcggccccgccccccgcgccgggGGCGGGAGATCGTGAGGGCGGTGAtggcggcggccccgccccccgcgccgggGGCGGGAGATCGTGAGGGCGGTGAtggcggcggccccgccccgcgcgccGGGGGCGGGAGATCGTGAGGGCGGTGAtggcggcggccccgccccgcgcgcaGGGCGGGAAGCGCCGGGGCGGGAGATCTGAGGGCGGCGATGGCGGCGGCCGGTGGcgagcagcagcagatgctcACACAGGTACCGAGCGGCACACGGGGCCGAGGCCGTGAGCGTGGTGCGGGGCGAGGCCGGTGTGtcactgcctgcccctgccttggTCCCTGCAGAGGCTGAAGGCGGCGGTTCACTACACGGTGGGGTGCCTGTGCCAGGAGGTGGCGGAGGACAAGGACGTGCAGTTCAGCAAGCAGAGCATCGCAGCCATCTCGGAGATCACCTTCCGGCAGTGCGGTACAGCTGGGTTACCTCGACTTGCCTCGTGTTACCCGGGTTACCGCAGCGTTCCGTGTCTGTTCAGGAGCTAGCGCTGGAGGCACAGGGCTTCAAAACCAATAGCATCCAACTCGGTGTCACCGGGGCATTCTCTtgtattatttcttattttaagtaCAAGAAATACTAGTTCGACTTTTCAGACCCGAAAAAAGCATTTAGATGTATTGTGTGGCTACCTGCTTGTGTACGAGTGTTGCCTAACAGCCAGCTCTGGTCACTTCTCATAACTGCCTTGGATAACTTGTGTATCTCGGCCCActcagtgttttaaaatatatgacaTCTTTGTGTTTTCTCTAGAAATCTTCGCAAAAGACCTTGAAATGTTTGCAAGGTATGCACTGATTGTTACAAaggctttccttttttttgtgttatcTTTAAAGCACATCTTATAATTCAAGCTTTAAAAGGGCTTTTTAAATAGTGTGTTAAGTTATGAAATAGAAATTCCCTGTACTTTTTGATCTTGGCCTCTTATGGTACGTGTTGGCAAAAATGTTAAGGAGTGTTTTTTGATGTTATGCAGGCATGCAAAACGAACCACGGTCACTACAGAAGATGTGAAGCTTTTGGCTAGAAGAAGCAATTCTTTGGTGAGATGCACTGTATTTACTGTCTTCCAACATTCTTAAAACAGTTAATTCCTAAAATGAACTTAATTCCTTAATTTTCCTTAATTCATTTGAATGAAGGTTATACATGGTGAAGCAACTGCTGCATAAGCAATTTCACTGTCTTCTGAGATAGATAGGCACAATccagtgatttttaaattttcatcttGCTTTGCTTCAGTCTGCCTCACTGTGGTGAGGTGTA
This portion of the Zonotrichia leucophrys gambelii isolate GWCS_2022_RI chromosome 21, RI_Zleu_2.0, whole genome shotgun sequence genome encodes:
- the CENPS gene encoding centromere protein S, with protein sequence MAAAGGEQQQMLTQRLKAAVHYTVGCLCQEVAEDKDVQFSKQSIAAISEITFRQCEIFAKDLEMFARHAKRTTVTTEDVKLLARRSNSLLKYITQKSEELASSNMEQKEKKKKKSSAAKGERTPGEQEAAVTENEDSNMA